From the genome of Bactrocera oleae isolate idBacOlea1 chromosome 2, idBacOlea1, whole genome shotgun sequence, one region includes:
- the LOC106622195 gene encoding homeobox protein 9, translating into MILTRRTTPLNPPGHKQRLWRSGITPFVAVVVVLMVVLMLGNAIAILMKYKNNNNNADASVLNLVNGTSNNTVNSQLAGTVEIAMFTSKFATTINANEEMNNKNNSLNNSYNIFSHKQQQLYEINAATKHSVDTIATLRQNNNNSNLLDALPVTHRKSVDDEINMRNQHYELKVHPTADEQTKTPVAASVSLTAMTSLTATRREEGAGGEYTPLQEQEKQQDRENHANTELLLHRQKRYLIFPEGSSFQMVFDLIIGMVDYTSYLILGITCAVAWELPSKPPSELIEDLHEKVTEGIYAPSGTKPATEATAMRRNDSTVVGDGNDRQYGVEAAGIKYVDNSNRAPYYENLKPWPIGTVGLPQPPQTHRLPLFNAFETAHQHNILPATSYSGYHKETPDAHSGIANGVYRPINYYANIQSDYKNSNNNNQHNNPTHKYGFADKNMKSSYYDVNDSYNKNPFGNTAHGDSTDKLPVNFPNRWQQHQQPQYKKWQSWQDYDSNWQSYQQPQQKHAKWAQQQQQQWQQQQQKWSTQSKNGLKDNWWTRNKHQVTDSWRTKQADGLANRLRIPAATMETRPPVLTYASAGTDPKQSEATISSNAETVEGRSFDGAQRRLLTTHPKARVYPVFGRRRRRRRNVDAELDDFEHKLERIHLREQLRTRQKLYGKIEKLYETRGMNGSACVLRALCETGQQQQSHEEDTTAPQSFITELLRAIFVLPTTGASVEVDASNMNFEEPALHPTDLHIIDRPYREAQAHRGSCSQLFAMCEHSIWE; encoded by the exons ATGATTTTGACACGCCGCACAACACCCCTAAACCCGCCTGGGCACAAGCAGCGCCTTTGGCGTAGTGGGATTACACCATTTGTAGCTGTCGTCGTTGTGTTGATGGTTGTGCTGATGTTAGGCAATGCAATTGCAATTCTgatgaaatacaaaaacaacaataacaacgcagATGCAAGcgttttaaatttagttaatgGGACTAGCAACAATACAGTCAACAGTCAGTTAGCCGGTACCGTTGAAATTGCGATGTTTACGAGCaaatttgcaacaacaattaaCGCGAATGAGGAgatgaacaacaaaaacaacagcctcaacaacagctacaacatCTTCAgccataaacaacaacaactttatgAAATTAACGCCGCAACTAAGCATTCTGTCGACACCATTGCCACACTTCGtcagaataataataatagcaatttgCTAGATGCTCTTCCCGTCACTCATCGTAAAAGCGTTGATGATGAAATTAATATGCGCAATCAACACTATGAATTGAAGGTCCACCCAACAGCAGATGAGCAAACCAAAACGCCGGTGGCAGCGAGTGTGTCTCTAACGGCGATGACCAGTCTAACAGCAACGCGGCGTGAGGAAGGCGCCGGTGGCGAGTACACACCTTTGcaagaacaagaaaaacaacaagaCCGTGAAAATCACGCAAATACCGAATTACTGTTGCATCGCCAAAAGCGTTACTTGATCTTTCCCGAAGGCAGCTCCTTTCAGATGG TTTTTGATCTCATCATTGGAATGGTTGACTATACGAGTTATCTCATTTTGGGAATAACTTGCGCCGTCGCTTGGGAACTGCCGAGTAAACCGCCCAGTGAATTAATCGAAGATTTACATGAAAAAGTAACGGAAGGCATTTACGCACCAAGTGGAACGAAACCAGCAACAGAGGCCACGGCGATGCGACGCAATGACAGCACCGTGGTCGGCGATGGCAATGACAGACAGTATGGCGTGGAAGCTGCGGGCATCAAATATGTGGATAATTCAAATAGGGCACCGTACTACGAAAATTTGAAGCCGTGGCCAATAGGCACAGTAGGATTGCCACAACCACCACAAACGCACCGGTTGCCACTTTTTAATGCCTTCGAAACAGCACATCAACACAATATTTTACCCGCTACCAGTTACAGTGGCTATCATAAAGAGACACCTGACGCCCATAGTGGCATTGCCAACGGTGTTTATAGGCCGATAAACTATTACGCCAACATACAAAGTGactacaaaaacagcaacaacaacaaccagcatAACAATCCTACACACAAATACGGTTTTGCTGATAAAAATATGAAGTCAAGTTACTATGATGTCAACGACAGCTACAACAAAAACCCCTTTGGCAATACAGCTCATGGTGATTCAACAGATaaacttccagtgaattttccCAATCGGTGGCAGCAACACCAGCAGCCACAGTACAAAAAGTGGCAATCATGGCAGGATTATGACAGCAACTGGCAGTCATATCAGCAGCCACAGCAAAAGCATGCGAAATgggcacaacagcaacaacaacaatggcaacagcagcagcaaaaatgGTCAACTCAGTCGAAAAATGGGCTGAAAGACAATTGGTGGACGCGCAACAAGCACCAAGTCACGGACAGTTGGCGCACAAAGCAAGCTGATGGCTTGGCTAACCGTTTGCG CATACCCGCTGCTACAATGGAAACTCGTCCCCCTGTGCTGACCTACGCATCGGCTGGTACCGATCCAAAACAATCGGAAGCTACAATCAGCTCGAACGCCGAAACAGTGGAAGGTCGCAGCTTTGATGGAGCTCAACGCCGCCTCCTCACAACACACCCGAAAGCCAGAGTTTATCCAGTTTTCGGACGCCGACGTCGTAGGCGGCGCAACGTGGATGCAGAATTGGATGACTTCGAGCATAAGCTGGAGCGCATACACTTGCGTGAGCAACTGCGTACACGGCAAAAGCTTTATGGCAAAATTGAGAAACTCTATGAAAC CCGCGGCATGAACGGCAGCGCTTGTGTGTTGCGTGCGCTTTGCGAAACTGGACAGCAGCAACAAAGCCATGAAGAGGATACAACCGCACCACAAAGTTTCATCACGGAACTATTGCGCGCCATTTTCGTGTTGCCTACAACTGGTGCAAGTGTAGAAGTTGATGCCAGCAATATGAACTTCGAAGAGCCCGCCCTACACCCAACCGATTTACACATCATTGATCGCCCATACAGGGAGGCGCAAGCGCATCGCGGCAGCTGTTCGCAACTTTTTGCCATGTGTGAGCACAGCATCTGGGAGTGA